The nucleotide sequence TAATAGGCAGCCGCTCAACCCGCCAACGCAACCTGGTTCAGGAGAAAACACAGTGGACAAAGCCGCCGATCCGATCCTGCAGGTCCTGCATGACTATAAAGCCGCGGTATGCGCGAAAGACGTCGACGCGTTCGTCGCGCTATACGCCCCGGACCTGGTGGCCTTCGACATGTGGGGCGTCTGGACGTACGAGGGCATCGCGTCCTGGCGCAACATGGTGGAGGGCTGGTTCGGATCGCTGGGCGCCGAGCGCGTGGTCGTCGATTTCAGCGAGGCGCAGACTGCCATCGCGCAGGACCTCGCTGTTCTGCACGCCTTCGTGACGTACAAAGCGGTGACGGTGGACGGCGAGGAATTGCGCTCGATGGACAATCGCATTACCGCAACGCTCAGGCAAACGGGCGAGGGCTGGAAGATCTTCCACCAACATTCTTCATCGCCGATCGATCCTGCTACGACGAAGGTCATTTTCAAACGTTAGTCGCTGAAAAGAAAAATGCCCGGCACGCGCTCGGGCATTTCACGCGGAACATGAAGGGCCGCAGTGGCCCCTCATCCTGCTATTTTTTTGCGTTCCGAGGCACCTGTTGCCCGCGCAACGAACATCCCTCCGTCTCG is from Paraburkholderia flagellata and encodes:
- a CDS encoding YybH family protein; this translates as MDKAADPILQVLHDYKAAVCAKDVDAFVALYAPDLVAFDMWGVWTYEGIASWRNMVEGWFGSLGAERVVVDFSEAQTAIAQDLAVLHAFVTYKAVTVDGEELRSMDNRITATLRQTGEGWKIFHQHSSSPIDPATTKVIFKR